One window of Nocardia nova SH22a genomic DNA carries:
- a CDS encoding MarR family winged helix-turn-helix transcriptional regulator — MDSVARDIDTWMAQMPAADRDVEELRQRVGRLSRLFDRVLDQVAATRKISRADWTALSVIIRGDGCTPTDLARELGLTSGTVSTRIKRLTEAGLIAGDSGAVDARSRPVCVTPAGHELWASATADRTRRETALIRAVFDDTDLAAVNARLARLLAALEDDLGLGPKHDVPPAAR; from the coding sequence ATGGATTCGGTTGCGCGAGATATCGATACGTGGATGGCGCAGATGCCCGCCGCCGACCGGGACGTCGAGGAGTTGCGTCAGCGGGTGGGCAGGCTGTCGCGGCTGTTCGACCGGGTGCTGGACCAGGTCGCCGCCACCCGGAAGATCAGCCGCGCGGACTGGACCGCGCTGTCGGTGATCATCCGCGGCGACGGGTGCACGCCGACCGACCTGGCGCGGGAACTGGGACTGACCTCGGGCACGGTCAGCACTCGCATCAAACGCCTCACCGAGGCGGGCCTCATCGCCGGTGACAGCGGCGCGGTCGATGCCCGAAGCCGCCCCGTCTGTGTCACCCCGGCGGGCCACGAACTCTGGGCGAGCGCCACGGCGGACCGCACCCGCCGCGAAACCGCCCTGATACGAGCTGTTTTCGACGACACCGATCTGGCTGCCGTCAACGCCCGGCTCGCCCGGCTGCTCGCGGCCCTGGAAGACGATCTCGGCCTCGGCCCCAAACACGATGTGCCCCCGGCCGCGCGGTAG
- a CDS encoding oxidoreductase, translating into MSKVWFITGASTGFGRALATAATKRGDTVVATARDIATVADFPHHDRLDVTDDDQVRAVVARAVREHGRIDVVVNNAGHGLLGVTEEVTDDELRALLETNLLGAWRVTRAALPYLREQRGGHIVQLSSVGGVVGNPGHAAYATSKFALEGMSEALAGEVADFGIHVTLIEPGPFRTDFAGRSIREAEPNPAYGGTPGGDLRERFPNQNGRQPNDPDKAAAAIIEVVDSPHPPLRLPLGPEAVTRIRAKLRDQLAAIDEWESLALDTRVE; encoded by the coding sequence TTGTCGAAGGTCTGGTTCATCACCGGCGCGAGCACCGGATTCGGCCGCGCTCTGGCCACCGCGGCGACGAAGCGTGGCGATACGGTCGTCGCCACGGCCCGCGATATCGCGACCGTCGCCGACTTCCCCCACCACGATCGGCTCGACGTCACCGACGACGATCAGGTGCGCGCGGTGGTGGCGCGGGCGGTTCGGGAGCACGGGCGCATCGATGTGGTGGTCAACAATGCCGGGCACGGCCTGCTCGGCGTGACCGAGGAGGTCACCGACGACGAATTGCGCGCACTGCTGGAGACGAATCTGCTGGGAGCCTGGCGGGTCACCCGGGCCGCCCTGCCGTATCTGCGCGAGCAGCGCGGCGGGCACATCGTGCAGCTTTCCTCGGTCGGCGGCGTCGTGGGCAATCCCGGACATGCCGCCTACGCCACCTCGAAGTTCGCACTGGAGGGCATGTCCGAGGCGCTGGCCGGTGAGGTCGCCGACTTCGGAATCCACGTGACACTCATCGAACCCGGCCCGTTCCGCACCGATTTCGCGGGCCGTTCGATCCGTGAGGCCGAACCGAATCCGGCCTACGGCGGCACCCCGGGCGGCGATCTGCGCGAACGCTTCCCGAACCAGAACGGCCGCCAGCCCAACGACCCCGACAAGGCCGCCGCCGCGATCATCGAGGTAGTCGACTCCCCCCACCCGCCCCTACGCCTCCCACTGGGCCCCGAGGCAGTGACACGCATCCGCGCCAAACTACGGGACCAGCTCGCCGCCATCGACGAATGGGAGTCGCTGGCACTGGACACCCGAGTGGAGTGA
- a CDS encoding response regulator: MNPINIAVVDDQPLVAAAFEMLLSDEPDFRVLAGGRSGRDAVRLCRSQPVDVLLLDIRMPDMDGLAATREITRAGPRPRVIVLTTFNVDSYVVDAVAAGAAGFLLKDCEPAELLTAIRAVHTGAAVISPTATTHLFDAYRRGQPPSDQRPPETGTHRTLARLSPRELDVLGLIGTGHTNSEIADRLVIAESTVKTHVRSVLTKLECRDRVALVVLAHAAGLVR, translated from the coding sequence ATGAATCCGATCAATATCGCGGTCGTGGATGATCAGCCGCTGGTCGCGGCCGCGTTCGAGATGCTGCTGTCCGACGAACCGGATTTCCGGGTCCTCGCCGGCGGCCGCTCCGGCCGGGATGCGGTGCGGCTGTGCCGCTCCCAGCCGGTGGACGTGCTGCTGCTCGATATCCGCATGCCGGATATGGACGGGCTGGCCGCGACCCGCGAGATCACCCGCGCCGGTCCGCGGCCCCGGGTCATCGTGCTCACCACATTCAACGTCGATTCGTATGTGGTGGACGCGGTCGCGGCGGGGGCGGCCGGATTCCTGCTCAAAGATTGCGAGCCCGCCGAACTCCTCACCGCGATCCGCGCGGTACACACCGGCGCCGCGGTGATCTCCCCGACCGCCACCACTCACCTGTTCGACGCCTACCGGCGCGGGCAGCCCCCATCCGATCAGCGGCCACCGGAGACCGGCACGCACCGGACGCTCGCCAGGCTCAGCCCCCGCGAACTCGACGTTCTGGGGTTGATCGGCACCGGGCACACCAACTCCGAGATCGCCGACCGGCTCGTCATCGCCGAGTCGACCGTCAAAACGCATGTGCGCAGTGTGCTCACCAAACTCGAATGCCGGGACCGGGTCGCGCTGGTCGTACTCGCGCATGCGGCGGGATTGGTGCGCTGA
- a CDS encoding sensor histidine kinase, protein MVGTALRAVPRADIVLGIVALLFAALYWAVAIADSLGHPVEYFTVAALCTGIAAAVFVRRTHVVPAFLITVVLFGAMAITAQLSPIYLSMPLTLIFAPISLMAVTEYARSWWWGPVALVVGIVGSLGSPAVRVENLRWLMGYHIVVLAVAYLWAARRRATRAAHEREVESARAAERGRIAAELHDVLGHTLAAVRAQSTAGLVIAERRGESTAEVLRTVSEISRDALGDIRHLVGLLRDGHAGEGTASADSFTDLRDTIRRARGTGIAAEEELPSDETLAEWQRAWPAATRLAVLRVVREAVTNVIKHAGPDAWMRVSVTRDSGACVVIVENTGVVPRDLGSGRGLAGLRERMSSVGGTLEVAATATGVLLAARIPTGTTEDQRRGTATDAEPRH, encoded by the coding sequence ATGGTCGGCACCGCACTGCGTGCTGTGCCTCGCGCGGACATCGTCCTGGGAATCGTGGCGCTGTTGTTCGCGGCCTTGTACTGGGCTGTTGCGATCGCCGACAGCCTCGGCCATCCGGTCGAGTACTTCACCGTCGCCGCGTTGTGCACCGGGATCGCGGCGGCGGTATTCGTGCGGCGCACCCACGTGGTCCCGGCCTTCCTGATCACCGTTGTCCTCTTCGGCGCCATGGCGATCACGGCCCAGCTGTCGCCGATCTATCTGAGCATGCCGCTGACTTTGATCTTCGCCCCGATCTCGCTCATGGCGGTCACCGAATACGCGCGGTCGTGGTGGTGGGGGCCGGTCGCGCTCGTGGTGGGAATCGTGGGCAGTCTGGGGAGTCCGGCAGTGCGGGTGGAGAATCTCCGCTGGTTGATGGGCTACCACATCGTGGTGCTGGCGGTCGCCTACCTCTGGGCCGCCCGTCGGCGTGCGACCCGTGCCGCACACGAACGGGAGGTGGAATCGGCCCGGGCCGCCGAGCGTGGCCGGATCGCCGCCGAACTGCACGACGTCCTCGGCCACACCCTGGCGGCGGTGCGGGCGCAGTCGACCGCGGGACTCGTGATCGCCGAGCGGCGCGGTGAATCGACCGCCGAGGTACTGCGCACAGTCTCCGAAATATCCAGGGACGCACTGGGCGATATCCGGCATCTCGTCGGGCTGCTCCGTGACGGTCACGCCGGCGAGGGCACCGCATCCGCTGACTCGTTCACCGACCTACGCGACACCATCCGACGAGCTCGGGGGACCGGCATCGCGGCCGAGGAGGAACTGCCATCCGACGAGACCCTCGCCGAGTGGCAGCGGGCCTGGCCCGCGGCGACTCGTCTCGCGGTGCTGCGGGTGGTGCGTGAGGCGGTCACCAACGTCATCAAACACGCCGGTCCGGATGCGTGGATGCGGGTTTCCGTCACGCGGGATTCCGGTGCCTGCGTGGTGATCGTGGAAAACACCGGTGTCGTTCCGCGCGATCTCGGGTCGGGTCGCGGCCTGGCCGGGCTGCGCGAGCGGATGTCCTCGGTGGGCGGCACGCTGGAGGTCGCCGCCACCGCGACCGGAGTGCTGCTGGCGGCGCGAATTCCGACCGGCACGACCGAGGACCAGCGGCGAGGTACCGCGACGGACGCGGAACCTCGCCACTAG
- a CDS encoding S1 family peptidase gives MAGAAGTVAMVSCGGTAQAMVNGAPVADAETAKWVATIDPVDDGSLFDTGECGGALVGPDRVVTAAHCVDSVDPGRMKIHVNARVLSKDPGVERGVRGISVLPGFEPQPSPVDPDNADLDSARNDLAVILLDRPVDGIPVLPIAPARPAPGTAVSFFAHGNTGKVVGFEDPEYRNDALYRGDFTAMSHADCVAGLSPVVDDKSVICVQDTSARPAASCYRDSGSPAVVDVEGRPELVGVFSFGGEIVGKGCGPAPQGFADPTAFRDWILGPIDVLEPYPTALPVVHRTAGSLHCDMPGWDEVRGRRPRDVSIGWANRTWMGKLPVVAPIAGADTADLPVADAARQPGDAVCVVTAANTGGVIRTISEGVDVHG, from the coding sequence GTGGCGGGGGCTGCTGGCACGGTCGCGATGGTGTCGTGTGGCGGAACGGCGCAGGCGATGGTGAACGGTGCGCCGGTTGCCGATGCGGAGACGGCGAAGTGGGTCGCGACCATCGATCCGGTCGACGACGGTTCGTTGTTCGATACCGGCGAATGTGGTGGAGCGCTGGTAGGGCCGGACCGTGTGGTCACCGCCGCGCACTGTGTCGACTCCGTCGATCCCGGGCGAATGAAGATACACGTCAACGCTCGGGTGCTGTCGAAGGATCCGGGTGTGGAGCGTGGGGTGCGCGGGATCTCGGTGCTGCCCGGATTCGAGCCGCAACCCTCGCCCGTCGATCCGGACAATGCCGATCTCGACAGTGCCAGAAACGATCTGGCGGTGATTCTGCTCGATCGGCCCGTCGACGGCATCCCGGTGTTGCCGATCGCTCCGGCACGCCCGGCGCCCGGTACGGCGGTGTCGTTCTTCGCGCACGGCAATACGGGCAAGGTCGTCGGCTTCGAGGATCCGGAATATCGCAACGATGCCTTGTACCGGGGTGATTTCACGGCCATGTCGCATGCCGACTGCGTCGCGGGATTGTCGCCGGTGGTGGACGACAAGTCGGTGATATGTGTGCAGGACACGTCCGCGCGCCCGGCGGCGAGTTGCTACCGGGACAGCGGCAGTCCGGCGGTCGTGGATGTGGAGGGCCGGCCGGAACTGGTGGGGGTGTTCAGTTTCGGTGGTGAGATCGTCGGCAAGGGATGCGGTCCGGCACCGCAGGGTTTCGCCGATCCGACCGCATTCCGGGACTGGATTCTCGGGCCGATCGACGTATTGGAGCCCTACCCCACCGCCCTGCCCGTCGTCCATCGCACGGCCGGATCACTGCACTGCGATATGCCGGGGTGGGACGAGGTGCGCGGTCGGCGACCTCGGGACGTATCCATCGGATGGGCGAATCGCACCTGGATGGGGAAGCTTCCCGTGGTGGCGCCGATCGCGGGCGCCGATACCGCGGATCTTCCGGTCGCCGATGCGGCCCGGCAGCCGGGTGACGCGGTGTGTGTGGTGACGGCGGCGAATACCGGCGGTGTGATCCGGACGATATCGGAGGGTGTCGATGTCCACGGCTGA
- a CDS encoding DUF4291 domain-containing protein: MEVPFRQIRARFDERTVTVYQAYRPGIAAPAARDGHFPADFKRERMTWIKPSFLWMMYRSGWATKPGQEHVLAITITRTGFEWALNNSAFSHFDANKHDSHEEWKSSLTAPVRIQWDPERDIRLAPLPHRSIQIGLAGDASRQYCDKWITNIEDITELTHETAELVRTGNLDQARKLLPTEHPYPIHNALATHLGMN; the protein is encoded by the coding sequence ATGGAAGTTCCCTTTCGACAGATCCGGGCCCGGTTCGACGAGCGAACGGTCACGGTCTATCAGGCATATCGCCCCGGCATCGCGGCGCCCGCCGCCCGGGACGGGCATTTCCCCGCCGACTTCAAGCGCGAGCGGATGACGTGGATCAAACCGTCCTTCCTCTGGATGATGTACCGGTCCGGATGGGCTACCAAACCCGGCCAGGAACATGTCCTGGCCATCACGATCACCCGCACCGGTTTCGAATGGGCCCTGAACAATTCGGCCTTCTCCCACTTCGACGCGAACAAGCACGACAGCCACGAAGAGTGGAAGTCCTCACTCACGGCGCCGGTACGGATCCAGTGGGATCCCGAACGCGATATCCGCCTCGCCCCATTGCCGCACCGCTCGATCCAGATCGGCCTGGCAGGCGACGCGTCCCGCCAATACTGCGACAAGTGGATCACCAACATCGAGGACATCACCGAGCTGACCCACGAGACAGCAGAACTCGTACGCACCGGCAATCTCGACCAAGCCCGGAAGCTCCTCCCCACCGAACATCCGTACCCGATCCACAACGCCCTCGCCACCCATCTCGGCATGAACTGA
- a CDS encoding helix-turn-helix domain-containing protein translates to MFAESVVAGPLLRELRTAAGIGLRVMATRTAFAAGYLSEVETGRKPVTDAVVCAYRKVLGDPTLGMPDVDVDRLAATVADPSGAGASSLEDITVILERSRRLEYSAGPGLVAPVARGLDGLARVLAAEHVAGTSGAALASEVARFRGWLELALGRPHSGDKALADSAELAEEAGDPSQLQHAMSFRAYGLREQGDLRSAIALTEEALKVPGTHPMLRVYDSYQLAKFHVARGEASAALRQLRRADRAAEATDELEPPSYGYWYSTGFWALQRGRVLWMAGAHDRGRQEVIDGLAALPGADRESTWAAKWRAAADGGDMPA, encoded by the coding sequence GTGTTCGCTGAATCGGTGGTGGCGGGACCATTGCTGCGTGAGCTGCGCACCGCGGCCGGAATCGGGTTGCGCGTCATGGCGACTCGAACAGCGTTTGCTGCTGGGTATCTGTCGGAAGTGGAGACCGGTCGTAAGCCGGTCACGGACGCTGTCGTGTGCGCGTATCGGAAGGTGCTCGGCGATCCGACCCTCGGAATGCCCGATGTCGATGTCGACCGGCTGGCCGCCACGGTCGCCGATCCGTCGGGTGCCGGAGCCTCGAGTCTCGAGGACATCACTGTGATCCTGGAGCGGAGTCGGCGGCTCGAGTACAGCGCCGGGCCAGGCTTGGTCGCCCCGGTGGCGCGTGGTCTCGACGGGCTCGCGCGCGTACTGGCAGCCGAGCATGTCGCCGGAACCTCTGGTGCGGCACTGGCATCGGAGGTGGCGCGATTCCGCGGCTGGCTCGAGCTGGCGCTCGGTCGGCCACACAGTGGTGACAAGGCGCTCGCCGATTCCGCGGAACTCGCCGAGGAAGCGGGCGATCCGTCACAGTTACAGCACGCGATGAGCTTCCGCGCGTACGGCCTGCGTGAACAGGGAGACCTCAGGTCGGCGATCGCGCTCACCGAGGAAGCGTTGAAAGTCCCTGGCACGCACCCGATGTTGCGCGTATACGACTCGTATCAGCTGGCGAAGTTCCACGTTGCCCGCGGCGAGGCGTCGGCCGCGCTGCGTCAGTTGCGCCGCGCCGACCGCGCTGCCGAGGCAACCGATGAGCTCGAGCCGCCCAGCTACGGATATTGGTACTCGACGGGATTCTGGGCGTTGCAACGCGGCCGGGTGCTGTGGATGGCAGGCGCCCACGACCGCGGTCGGCAGGAGGTGATCGACGGGCTCGCGGCGTTGCCCGGGGCCGACCGTGAATCCACCTGGGCGGCCAAGTGGCGCGCGGCGGCCGACGGCGGCGATATGCCCGCGTAG
- a CDS encoding peptide MFS transporter, which yields MSTVEPVPGEQAATGPATRTIFGHPIGLVNLFGVELWERFSFYGMLTILGYYLYYSLADGGLGLEQSTATGIVGAYGGLVYLSAVLGGWLADRLLGMERTVFYGGVVVVLGHIALAILPGMTGVGVGLVLVALGSGALKANASSLLGTLYDKGDPRADGGFTLFYLGVNLGAFVGPLITGLLQTHAGFHYGFGAAAIGMALGLTQYVIFRRNLGTHGREVPNPLPRGQIGRVVVFVLVVAVVIALALWSGLVRLSNLSWVTTGVIAAVSILYFGLMLTSPKVVAVERVRVRAFIPLFIANAVFWSLFQQIFTVLAVYSDERMNWNLFGWIAPSSWVGSAEPVWVITLSPLFALMWTRLGTRAPTTPRKFAYGVMGMGASFLLFVALAAFDGRTVPALLVFVILGGFAVSELLLSPIGLAVTTQLAPEAFRAQMMALYFFSVGIGTSMSGVLSEFYDTDHEVAYFGITGLVAIAVGIAVYFLAPQVSRLMEGVH from the coding sequence ATGAGCACGGTGGAACCCGTCCCGGGGGAGCAGGCAGCGACAGGCCCCGCGACACGCACGATATTCGGCCATCCGATCGGGCTGGTCAATCTCTTCGGAGTCGAGCTGTGGGAACGGTTTTCGTTCTACGGCATGCTCACGATCCTCGGGTACTACCTGTACTACTCGCTGGCCGACGGCGGGCTGGGGCTGGAGCAGTCCACCGCCACCGGGATCGTCGGCGCGTACGGCGGGCTGGTGTATCTGTCCGCCGTGCTCGGTGGCTGGCTGGCCGACCGGTTGCTCGGCATGGAGCGGACGGTCTTCTACGGCGGCGTCGTGGTGGTGCTCGGCCACATCGCCCTGGCGATACTGCCCGGGATGACCGGTGTCGGCGTGGGTCTGGTGCTGGTGGCGCTGGGCTCGGGCGCGCTCAAGGCCAACGCGTCGTCGCTGCTGGGCACGCTCTACGACAAGGGTGATCCGCGGGCGGACGGCGGCTTCACGCTGTTCTATCTGGGCGTCAATCTGGGTGCGTTCGTCGGGCCGCTGATCACCGGACTGCTGCAGACCCACGCCGGCTTCCACTACGGTTTCGGCGCCGCGGCCATCGGTATGGCGCTCGGGCTGACCCAGTACGTGATCTTCCGGCGCAACCTGGGTACCCACGGGCGAGAAGTTCCGAATCCGTTGCCGCGCGGGCAGATCGGGCGGGTGGTCGTATTCGTGCTGGTGGTCGCGGTTGTCATCGCGCTCGCGCTGTGGTCCGGGCTGGTCCGGTTGTCGAATCTGTCGTGGGTGACCACCGGTGTGATCGCGGCGGTATCGATACTCTATTTCGGATTGATGTTGACCAGTCCGAAAGTGGTTGCGGTGGAACGTGTCCGGGTGCGGGCCTTCATACCGTTGTTCATCGCGAATGCGGTCTTCTGGTCGCTGTTCCAGCAGATCTTCACGGTGCTGGCGGTGTACTCCGACGAAAGGATGAACTGGAACCTCTTCGGCTGGATCGCGCCGTCGAGCTGGGTCGGCTCGGCGGAACCGGTGTGGGTAATCACGCTGTCGCCGCTGTTCGCCCTCATGTGGACCAGACTGGGCACCAGGGCGCCCACCACTCCCCGCAAGTTCGCCTACGGCGTGATGGGGATGGGCGCGTCCTTCCTGCTGTTCGTCGCGCTGGCCGCATTCGACGGCCGGACCGTCCCCGCCCTGCTCGTCTTCGTCATCCTGGGCGGTTTCGCCGTCTCGGAACTGCTGCTGTCGCCCATCGGCCTCGCCGTTACCACCCAGCTCGCTCCGGAGGCCTTCCGCGCCCAGATGATGGCCCTCTACTTCTTCTCCGTCGGCATCGGCACGTCGATGTCCGGAGTCCTGTCCGAGTTCTACGACACCGACCACGAAGTCGCCTACTTCGGCATCACCGGCCTGGTGGCGATCGCGGTCGGAATCGCCGTGTACTTCCTGGCCCCGCAGGTCAGCCGCCTGATGGAAGGCGTCCACTGA
- a CDS encoding Ppx/GppA phosphatase family protein — protein sequence MSDRVAAVDCGTNSIRLLIADVGADGHLTDVHREMRIVRLGKGVDATGELNPEAIERTRVALHDYVDRMVETGVSRVRMVATSATRDARNRDDFFTMTGVELGRVVPGAQAEVITGDEEARLSFAGAVGELSGADGPFVVVDLGGGSTEVVLGDGNGVQAAHSADIGCVRITERCLHGNPPTDEEVASARFFASQRLAQAFGVVPVERARTWVGVAGTMTTIAAVALDLPEYDSDRVHLTRLSLDEVRAVCNRLIAMDHDQRAALGPVHPGRVDVIGGGAVVTEVLADELARRAGIAELVVSEHDILDGIALSIS from the coding sequence ATGAGTGACCGGGTCGCCGCGGTCGACTGTGGCACCAATTCCATCCGTCTCCTGATCGCCGACGTCGGCGCCGACGGACATCTCACCGATGTGCATCGCGAGATGCGGATCGTGCGGCTGGGCAAGGGCGTCGACGCCACCGGCGAACTGAATCCGGAGGCGATCGAGCGCACCCGCGTCGCCCTGCACGACTATGTGGACCGCATGGTCGAGACCGGGGTGAGCCGGGTGCGGATGGTGGCCACCAGCGCCACCCGCGACGCCCGCAATCGCGACGACTTCTTCACCATGACCGGGGTGGAACTGGGCCGAGTCGTGCCCGGCGCGCAGGCCGAGGTCATCACCGGCGACGAGGAGGCGCGACTGTCGTTCGCCGGTGCGGTCGGTGAATTGTCCGGTGCGGACGGGCCGTTCGTGGTCGTCGATCTGGGTGGCGGTTCCACCGAGGTGGTACTCGGCGACGGTAACGGTGTGCAGGCGGCCCATTCGGCCGATATCGGTTGTGTGCGGATCACCGAGCGTTGCCTGCACGGCAATCCGCCCACCGACGAGGAGGTCGCCTCGGCGCGGTTCTTCGCCTCGCAGCGGCTGGCGCAGGCGTTCGGGGTGGTGCCGGTGGAGCGCGCCCGCACCTGGGTCGGCGTGGCCGGCACCATGACCACGATCGCCGCGGTCGCGCTGGACCTGCCCGAATACGATTCCGACCGGGTCCATCTGACCCGCCTCTCACTCGATGAGGTGCGTGCGGTCTGCAACCGCCTGATCGCGATGGATCACGACCAGCGCGCCGCCCTCGGGCCCGTTCATCCGGGCCGGGTCGATGTCATCGGCGGCGGTGCGGTGGTCACCGAGGTCCTCGCCGACGAACTCGCCCGCCGGGCCGGGATCGCCGAACTGGTGGTCAGCGAGCACGACATCCTCGACGGGATAGCGCTGTCGATCTCCTGA
- a CDS encoding DUF501 domain-containing protein has translation MEIVARQLGREPRGVLAIAYRTPDGLPAVVKTAPRLPDGTPFPTLYYLTDPRLTAEASRQEAAGLMRGMTERLSADPELAAAYRVAHESYLAERDEIESLGTDFSGGGMPERVKCLHVLIAHSLAKGPGLNPLGDEAVALAADTGLRGTAIPRDWPKYDQYQPNTTGSTDE, from the coding sequence CTGGAGATCGTGGCGCGCCAGCTCGGCCGGGAACCGCGCGGTGTGCTGGCGATCGCCTACCGTACGCCGGACGGCCTCCCGGCGGTGGTGAAGACCGCGCCGCGACTGCCCGACGGCACCCCGTTCCCGACCCTCTACTACCTCACCGATCCGCGGCTGACGGCCGAGGCGAGTCGGCAGGAGGCCGCCGGGTTGATGCGCGGGATGACCGAACGCCTGTCCGCCGATCCGGAACTCGCCGCCGCCTACCGCGTCGCGCACGAGAGCTATCTGGCCGAACGCGACGAGATCGAGTCGCTGGGAACGGATTTCAGCGGCGGCGGGATGCCGGAGCGGGTCAAATGCCTGCACGTGCTGATCGCGCATTCGCTGGCCAAGGGGCCGGGGCTGAATCCGCTCGGTGACGAGGCGGTCGCCCTCGCCGCCGATACCGGGTTGCGCGGCACCGCGATTCCGCGGGATTGGCCGAAATACGATCAGTACCAGCCGAATACGACAGGGAGCACCGATGAGTGA
- a CDS encoding FtsB family cell division protein has translation MTERRARGTSPAGRGDRRSSRSARPDRAAGGRTAAGKRAAQRPTASRSEPRAAAKRKSPAAKRNNTAKAAEHRILGLSTGRAVILAAVLCALALTLAVPMRTYFSQRSESAQLASQRRDLENDLAHLRDRRAQQQDPAYIRSEARDRLRLVMPGDTAYIVQVPGIEQPAVPVPTTQARRPDPWYTQLWRSMSDPQPKPATPAPAPPPSPAPPPPTPRTENPGDRPRYVPATVRRRA, from the coding sequence ATGACGGAGCGACGGGCGCGCGGCACCAGTCCGGCCGGACGTGGTGACCGCCGCTCGTCGCGGTCGGCCCGGCCCGACCGGGCGGCGGGCGGCCGCACCGCGGCGGGTAAGCGCGCCGCCCAGCGGCCGACGGCGTCGAGGTCCGAGCCCCGTGCCGCCGCGAAGCGGAAAAGCCCCGCCGCGAAGCGGAACAACACGGCCAAGGCGGCCGAACACCGCATTCTCGGCCTGTCCACGGGCCGCGCGGTCATCCTCGCCGCGGTCCTGTGCGCGCTGGCGCTGACCCTCGCGGTGCCGATGCGCACCTATTTCAGCCAGCGGTCGGAGTCGGCGCAGCTGGCGTCGCAGCGACGCGATCTGGAGAACGATCTGGCGCATCTGCGTGATCGCCGGGCCCAGCAACAGGATCCGGCCTACATCCGTTCCGAGGCGCGCGACCGGCTGCGCCTGGTCATGCCCGGGGACACGGCCTATATCGTGCAGGTCCCCGGTATCGAACAACCGGCCGTGCCGGTGCCGACCACCCAGGCCCGCCGCCCCGACCCCTGGTACACCCAGCTGTGGCGCAGTATGTCGGATCCGCAACCGAAGCCCGCCACCCCCGCGCCCGCCCCGCCGCCGAGTCCGGCCCCACCCCCGCCCACGCCCCGAACGGAGAACCCCGGTGACCGACCCCGCTACGTCCCAGCCACCGTCCGGAGGCGGGCGTGA